The Allorhizobium ampelinum S4 genome has a segment encoding these proteins:
- a CDS encoding thioesterase II family protein, translated as MTITPSRPVLLCLPPAGTGAGLFRNWVQTAPSTMTVHPVALPGREARYCEPAPRSIDALADQLAVELEPYIGGRYAIFGYSMGALLGYEIARRFSAAGLPMPEVFFALGCNAPDRMVYEREPFHTMEADAFRQALIDLGGTDAEILNNPEAMELFEPLLRNDFRICETYTHDATRGTLDCPVHIFLSDGDAFVNRQAAAAWCDFVTGGTRLHPVAGAHMLERPVLDTLPARLATLWFGTGENRLQHRSEKWEPVFGKSDAKTRI; from the coding sequence ATGACGATAACGCCATCACGCCCCGTGCTTCTTTGCCTGCCGCCAGCAGGCACCGGGGCCGGGCTTTTCCGCAACTGGGTACAAACCGCGCCGAGCACGATGACGGTGCATCCGGTCGCACTGCCGGGCCGCGAAGCGCGCTATTGCGAACCGGCACCGAGGTCAATTGACGCGCTTGCCGATCAACTGGCCGTTGAGCTTGAGCCTTATATCGGCGGGCGCTATGCGATTTTCGGCTATTCGATGGGTGCCCTCCTCGGCTATGAAATCGCCCGTCGCTTTTCAGCGGCAGGCTTGCCGATGCCGGAGGTGTTTTTCGCGCTCGGTTGCAATGCGCCGGACCGCATGGTCTATGAGCGAGAGCCGTTCCACACGATGGAAGCCGACGCCTTTCGCCAAGCGCTTATCGATCTCGGCGGAACAGATGCTGAAATCCTCAACAATCCCGAGGCAATGGAGCTTTTCGAACCGTTGCTGCGCAATGATTTCAGAATATGCGAGACCTATACCCATGATGCGACGCGCGGCACGCTCGATTGTCCCGTCCATATTTTCCTCTCCGATGGAGACGCCTTTGTAAACCGGCAGGCCGCCGCAGCCTGGTGTGATTTCGTGACCGGCGGCACGCGCCTGCATCCGGTCGCGGGCGCGCATATGCTGGAGCGACCGGTACTTGACACGCTGCCCGCACGACTGGCAACTCTCTGGTTCGGAACTGGCGAAAATCGCCTACAGCATCGGTCCGAAAAGTGGGAACCGGTTTTCGGAAAGTCCGATGCGAAAACAAGAATCTAG
- a CDS encoding ferric iron reductase yields the protein MVRRALDAQAAYMPDVRADIGQVGAGWTTAEAFFSDEVALGEFLAFEQSLNEGTDIKTAGALLMTDYGYILAAATVPIFAGFGLIPNLSPASVALSFYTTQEPHDGEMHRVRRAHVRFLEETFWQGQLGDAVAEERLRAEIERHFRPVIDAIHARTRLSRTALWRLAGDAIAGRFLDSGRRFGSVEAAKASAMQILKVPGSPLANRQLHYFDLSVLDNNQQEFSYTFRQRGGCCRFYLVKGGEYCPTCVLKAPTDRDEELRLAMRQHLGVADEIRSGSN from the coding sequence ATGGTCCGCCGCGCACTGGATGCGCAGGCCGCCTATATGCCGGATGTCCGTGCGGATATCGGTCAAGTAGGCGCAGGATGGACGACAGCCGAGGCATTCTTTTCCGACGAGGTGGCGCTGGGCGAATTTCTCGCCTTCGAGCAATCGCTGAACGAAGGCACAGACATCAAGACGGCTGGGGCGCTGTTGATGACCGACTATGGCTACATTCTGGCCGCCGCTACTGTGCCGATCTTCGCTGGTTTTGGCCTCATCCCAAACCTTTCTCCGGCCAGCGTCGCGCTTTCATTCTACACGACGCAAGAGCCGCATGACGGTGAGATGCACCGGGTGCGACGCGCCCATGTCCGTTTTCTCGAAGAGACATTCTGGCAGGGTCAATTGGGTGACGCTGTTGCCGAAGAACGGCTGCGGGCCGAAATCGAGCGGCATTTCCGCCCCGTCATCGACGCGATCCATGCACGCACGCGCCTCTCCCGCACAGCGCTCTGGCGGCTCGCCGGTGATGCAATTGCCGGTCGCTTTCTCGATTCCGGCCGCCGGTTCGGCAGCGTCGAGGCGGCCAAGGCGTCGGCAATGCAGATCCTCAAAGTGCCCGGTTCGCCGCTAGCCAACCGTCAGCTCCACTATTTCGATTTGAGCGTGCTCGACAACAACCAGCAGGAATTTTCATACACCTTCCGTCAACGCGGCGGCTGCTGTCGATTTTATCTCGTCAAGGGCGGAGAATACTGTCCGACCTGTGTCTTGAAGGCACCGACAGATCGGGACGAAGAATTGCGCCTGGCCATGCGTCAACATCTCGGCGTCGCTGATGAGATTAGGTCAGGTTCAAACTGA
- a CDS encoding condensation domain-containing protein encodes MQNASQRLERNNIADIYPLAPMQEGILFHSVSSPGGGLYMPQTALRITGAVDAEALKAAWQGAIDRHPILRSGFFWEERDEPFQIAFRSLPVAFTTLDWTGNDPASERERLQALFSANRAEPFDLRRPPLIRVQWISTGQDQSIMVVCYQHIILDGWSIRQLLDEVLSLYRRAAGKAEPALPPARPYGDYIGWLKKRERAVSLRFWKDRLQGFAGTTRLLAGDATGQFERQCREVPKPLHEAVLAYGAAHGLTLNTLLQGALSLLIARQTGSRDLIFGTTTAGRPVTLEGATTMIGLFINTLPVRVRLNEGLSVSDWLATIQKAHAETGEHDHVPLAAIQGPGVSLFDTLLVVENFPVQAKRADAPALLKTEGIDFDERTHFPLTLWATPHTAGLTLMAGFSRDMLASETAAALLERLGDIIAIMIRSSTTDVCAILDELPSVMAVAGLSEGGSGDRTHLMPTKQAPSGIPKSATPSATEITLAQIWTEVLKSGPLDGQANFFELGGHSLLAVRVASRLRGAFCVPVPMRVLFEHPVLADLAAYIDSLRPQVPPATDHIEIDI; translated from the coding sequence ATGCAGAATGCGAGCCAGCGCCTTGAGCGCAACAACATCGCCGACATCTATCCGCTTGCCCCGATGCAGGAGGGCATCCTTTTTCATTCGGTGTCTTCCCCCGGCGGCGGCCTCTATATGCCGCAAACGGCGCTGCGCATCACCGGAGCCGTCGATGCGGAGGCTCTGAAGGCGGCATGGCAAGGCGCAATTGACCGCCATCCGATCCTGCGTTCGGGGTTCTTCTGGGAGGAGCGCGACGAGCCGTTCCAGATCGCCTTCCGCAGCCTTCCGGTGGCATTCACTACGCTGGACTGGACTGGTAACGATCCGGCAAGCGAGCGTGAACGGCTGCAAGCACTGTTTTCTGCCAACCGGGCCGAGCCGTTTGACCTGCGCCGTCCGCCTCTGATCCGGGTCCAATGGATCAGCACCGGACAAGACCAGTCGATCATGGTTGTCTGCTACCAACATATCATCCTCGACGGCTGGTCGATCCGTCAATTGCTCGACGAAGTGCTCTCGCTCTATCGGCGCGCGGCAGGCAAGGCCGAGCCAGCCCTTCCGCCCGCCCGCCCTTACGGCGATTACATCGGTTGGTTGAAGAAGCGCGAGCGGGCCGTGTCGCTTCGCTTCTGGAAGGATCGGCTTCAGGGTTTTGCGGGCACAACCCGGCTTCTGGCAGGGGACGCGACAGGCCAGTTCGAGCGGCAATGCCGGGAAGTCCCAAAGCCGCTGCATGAGGCCGTGCTGGCCTATGGTGCCGCCCATGGGCTGACGCTCAACACGCTGCTGCAAGGCGCGTTGTCCTTGCTGATCGCGCGCCAGACCGGCAGCCGTGATCTCATTTTCGGCACAACCACAGCCGGGCGCCCCGTGACACTGGAGGGCGCAACGACGATGATCGGCCTCTTCATCAATACGCTGCCCGTGCGTGTCCGCCTTAATGAGGGCCTATCCGTCTCGGACTGGCTCGCAACCATTCAGAAAGCCCATGCCGAAACGGGCGAACACGACCATGTACCCCTCGCCGCTATCCAAGGCCCGGGCGTTTCGCTTTTCGACACGCTGCTCGTCGTTGAGAATTTCCCAGTGCAGGCGAAGCGAGCGGATGCGCCTGCACTGCTCAAAACCGAAGGCATCGACTTTGATGAGCGAACGCATTTTCCGCTCACGCTCTGGGCGACACCGCATACGGCAGGCCTGACGCTGATGGCCGGTTTCAGCCGCGATATGCTCGCCTCTGAGACGGCAGCGGCTCTGCTCGAACGACTGGGCGATATTATCGCCATCATGATCCGCTCATCCACCACAGATGTGTGCGCAATTCTGGATGAACTGCCTTCAGTGATGGCGGTTGCCGGTCTATCTGAGGGCGGTTCTGGGGACCGCACCCATTTGATGCCAACGAAACAGGCACCATCGGGCATCCCGAAATCCGCAACGCCTTCCGCGACTGAAATCACACTGGCGCAAATCTGGACGGAGGTGCTCAAATCTGGTCCCCTGGATGGGCAGGCCAACTTCTTTGAGCTTGGCGGCCATTCGCTCCTTGCCGTGCGTGTCGCCAGCCGACTTCGCGGCGCGTTTTGCGTGCCTGTACCAATGCGCGTCCTTTTTGAGCACCCCGTCCTTGCCGACCTTGCGGCCTATATCGACAGCCTTCGCCCGCAAGTCCCCCCGGCCACAGACCATATTGAGATTGACATATGA